The Penaeus vannamei isolate JL-2024 chromosome 39, ASM4276789v1, whole genome shotgun sequence genome window below encodes:
- the LOC113806532 gene encoding la-related protein 6: MLSLLSRFVIGSECEESLRESRDSCASSSGPEDTDEELLNPPMPVINIDPTELAEEAIDAQRRARDAKGDNSDSLEDISNDSAIEREAEPLPPLALPGKDVCRCIVELVEYYLSDENLVKDMFLLKHVTKHREGYVSLKLLASYKKVKRLTKDWRVVAHALRASSALEMNPEETKARRRHGLPQELEEDTRPFRTIVATHIPKELANMNNIAEYFAKFGEMVSLQVHKPGGRALDEVRLVERLHPGSSATVCALVEYEKVHCARQALRAIANSAEGEMRAVEMPRKKREMGSLLGIKSQMDNESCYFSASDASEPASPVYRARHVRLMSPSSSLASSPSVSPIPLRRRGAPPSLSPESSPPSPYGHRRGPPTPCSSPEDSAAVRFLLSSDSFGPLPPRSDVPSSLPLPRRHMRAAAAPEPTWRRGVNSSSSSSPDGPAPLSPWLRRRVLARAADGSGGSALSSPSASPALRRRNDSPMPLPDNVERMPRGPDGTRGFARRSLLNAQA, from the coding sequence ATGTTAAGCTTGCTGTCCAGGTTCGTGATCGGCAGCGAGTGCGAGGAGAGCCTGAGGGAGAGCCGCGACAGCTGCGCCTCCTCCAGCGGCCCCGAGGACACCGACGAGGAGCTCCTGAACCCGCCCATGCCCGTCATCAACATTGACCCGACGGAGCTCGCGGAGGAGGCCATCGACGCGCAGCGGAGGGCGCGCGACGCCAAAGGAGACAACTCGGACTCCCTGGAGGACATCAGCAATGACTCGGCCATCGAGCGGGAGGCGGAGCCGCTGCCGCCGCTCGCGCTCCCCGGCAAGGACGTGTGCCGGTGCATCGTGGAGCTGGTCGAGTACTACCTCAGCGACGAGAACCTGGTCAAGGACATGTTCCTGCTGAAGCACGTGACCAAGCACCGCGAGGGCTACGTGTCCCTCAAGCTGCTCGCCAGCTACAAGAAGGTCAAGCGCCTCACCAAGGACTGGCGCGTCGTGGCGCACGCCCTCAGGGCGTCCAGCGCGCTCGAGATGAACCCGGAGGAGACCAAGGCTCGCCGCCGCCACGGCCTGCCGCAGGAGCTCGAGGAGGACACGCGCCCCTTCAGGACCATCGTGGCCACGCACATCCCCAAGGAGCTGGCCAACATGAACAACATCGCCGAGTACTTCGCCAAGTTCGGCGAGATGGTGTCGCTGCAGGTCCACAagccgggcgggcgggcgctggACGAGGTGCGCCTGGTGGAGCGCCTCCACCCCGGCTCCTCCGCCACCGTCTGCGCGCTGGTCGAGTACGAGAAGGTGCACTGCGCCCGCCAGGCGCTGCGGGCCATCGCCAACAGCGCCGAGGGCGAGATGCGCGCCGTGGAGATGCCCCGCAAGAAGCGCGAGATGGGCTCCCTGCTGGGCATCAAGTCGCAGATGGACAACGAGAGCTGCTACTTCAGCGCCTCCGACGCGTCCGAGCCCGCGTCGCCCGTGTACCGCGCCCGCCACGTGCGCCTCATGTCGCCGTCCTCGTCGCTCGCGTCCTCGCCCAGCGTGTCGCCCATCCCGCTGCGTCGCCGCGGCGCGCCGCCCTCGCTGTCGCCCGAGTCGTCGCCGCCCTCGCCCTACGGCCACCGCCGGGGCCCGCCCACGCCCTGCTCGTCGCCCGAGGACAGCGCGGCCGTCCGCTTCCTGCTCTCCAGCGACTCCttcggccccctccccccgcgctccGACGTGCCGAGCTCGCTGCCGCTGCCGCGCCGCCACATGCGCGCCGCGGCCGCCCCGGAGCCCACGTGGCGCCGCGGcgtcaacagcagcagcagcagctcgcCCGACGGGCCGGCGCCCCTGAGCCCGTGGCTGCGGCGGCGCGTGCTCGCCAGGGCGGCCGACGGCTCCGGCGGCTCGGCCCTCTCCAGCCCGTCGGCGTCGCCCGCGCTGCGGCGCCGCAACGACTCGCCGATGCCGCTGCCCGACAACGTGGAGCGCATGCCGAGGGGGCCCGACGGGACGCGCGGCTTCGCTCGCCGCTCGCTGCTCAACGCACAGGCCTGA